In Haematobia irritans isolate KBUSLIRL chromosome 1, ASM5000362v1, whole genome shotgun sequence, a genomic segment contains:
- the Ttc26 gene encoding tetratricopeptide repeat domain 26 produces MILSRGKNDSANSRHVPSATNTKKVPPTLEDFIIKRDYTGARAFLEFAHDSEEEDKLVSIDQWIAFCYFHLGDYQKALDLYKHINEVESPTEDINLNMAVCMFYLGMYDEAQKMIEQIPNTPLKLRLMLHLAHKFHNEEQVMQMHESLQDKVEDQLSVASLHYLRAHYQEAIDIYKRLLLDNKEYAAVNVYLALCFYKLDYYDMSQEVLDVYLSKYPDSTIAINLKACNRFRLFNGRVAEQEIKNIVDNGTFGADLIRHNLVVFRNGEGALQVFPALLNIVPEARLNLAIFYLKNGDVQEAHSLMKELQPSVPHEYILKGVVHAALGQQLGSKEHIKTAQQNLHLVGSSATECDTIPGRQSMASAFFLYGQFEEVLVYMNSIRSYFVNDDTFNYNYAQAKCATGYYKEAEELLLQISDTDIKNQHTYCMILAKCHIHSGRPELAWNIFITRDTNSEAFLLLQLIANECYKCEEFWVSAKAFDMLEKLDPSPENWEGKRGACAGVLYALATKSEKGRPLNGISDVIGLLRDSSNSQAEAMIKAIRKHMSSFK; encoded by the exons Atg ATTCTTTCACGTGGTAAAAATGACTCTGCCAACTCACGACATGTACCAAGTGCAACGAATACAAAAAAAGTGCCACCCACATTGGAGGATTTTATTATAAAACGTGATTACACTGGAGCTCGTGCCTTTTTAGAGTTTGCCCATGATTCCGAAGAAGAGGACAAACTCGTTAGCATCGATCAATGGATTGCCTTTTGTTACTTCCATCTGGGTGATTATCAAAAGGCTTTGGATCTATACAAGCATATCAATGAGGTAGAATCCCCCACCGAAGACATTAACCTAAATATGGCGGTGTGCATGTTCTATCTGGGTATGTATGATGAGGCCCAAAAGATGATAGAACAAATACCCAATACCCCACTCAAGCTACGCCTGATGCTGCATCTGGCTCACAAATTTCATAACGAGGAGCAAGTGATGCAAATGCACGAATCGCTACAGGACAAAGTGGAAGACCAACTGAGTGTGGCTTCATTACACTATCTCAGAGCTCATTATCAGGAAGCCATTGATATATACAAGAGATTGCTATTGGACAATAA agaATATGCTGCCGTCAATGTCTATTTAGCTCTGTGTTTTTACAAACTCGATTACTATGACATGTCTCAGGAGGTCTTGGACGTGTATCTCAGCAAATATCCCGATAGTACCATTGCCATCAATTTGAAAGCCTGTAACCGCTTTCGCTTATTCAATGGAAGAGTGGCTGAACAGGAAATCAAGAATATCGTTGACAATGGAACTTTTGGGGCCGATCTTATACGTCACAATCTGGTGGTGTTTCGTAATGGTGAAGGTGCCTTGCAAGTATTTCCAGCTCTACTGAATATCGTTCCCGAGGCTAGATTGAATTTGGCCATATTTTATTTGAAGAATGGTGATGTTCAAGAGGCACACTCATTGATGAAGGAACTTCAGCCAAGTGTACCGCATGAATACATATTGAAAGGGGTAGTCCATGCAGCTCTGGGCCAACAATTGGGATCG AAAGAACACATTAAAACTGCTCAACAAAATCTACATCTGGTGGGTAGTTCAGCCACCGAATGCGATACAATACCTGGCCGCCAGAGTATGGCTTCGGCATTCTTTCTGTACGGCCAGTTCGAGGAGGTACTGGTCTATATGAACTCTATACGTAGCTATTTCGTAAATGATGATACCTTCAATTACAATTATGCCCAGGCAAAGTGTGCCACAGGCTATTACAAGGAGGCAGAAGAGCTGTTGCTTCAAATCTCCGATACGGATATCAAAAATCAGCACACCTACTGCATGATATTGGCCAAATGTCATATACATTCCGGCAGACCAGAATTG GCCTGGAATATATTCATAACCAGAGATACAAATTCGGAAGCATTCCTCCTATTGCAACTGATTGCCAATGAATGCTACAAATGCGAAGAGTTTTGGGTGTCGGCCAAAGCTTTTGATATGTTGGAAAA ACTCGACCCTAGTCCTGAAAACTGGGAAGGCAAACGCGGAGCTTGTGCTGGTGTTCTCTATGCCTTAGCAACAAAAAGTGAGAAAGGAAGACCCCTCAATGGCATTAGTGATGTTATAGGACTTCTGCGAGACTCATCCAATAGCCAAGCCGAAGCAATGATTAAAGCCATAAGAAAGCACATGTCCTCCTTTAAGTAG